One stretch of Pandoraea oxalativorans DNA includes these proteins:
- a CDS encoding NAD(P)H-dependent flavin oxidoreductase — MALPKILQNLALPVVASPMFIVSYPELVLAQCKAGIVGSFPALNAREPQILEDWLSRITEELASYKAANPDAVVGPLAVNQIVHQSNQRLEHDVRVCVEHRVPIFITSLRAPPREVLDAVHSYGGIVLHDVINLRHANKALEAGVDGLILVAAGAGGHAGMLSPFALVGEVRKIFDGPIVLSGSIANGGSILAAQAMGADLAYIGTRFIASTEANASDTYKQAIVDASANDIVYTNLFTGVSGNYIRQSILNAGLDPENLPTADKTAMNFSKAKAWKDIWGAGQGVGLMDDVRPAAEIIARLKQEYDDARKRLAG; from the coding sequence ATGGCCCTTCCCAAGATTCTGCAAAACCTGGCGTTGCCTGTCGTGGCGTCGCCGATGTTCATCGTGAGCTACCCGGAACTGGTGCTCGCACAATGCAAGGCCGGTATCGTCGGCTCGTTCCCGGCGCTCAACGCGCGCGAGCCGCAGATTCTCGAAGACTGGTTGTCGCGCATTACCGAAGAGCTGGCGTCGTACAAGGCCGCGAACCCGGATGCCGTCGTCGGCCCGCTCGCGGTCAACCAGATCGTGCATCAGTCGAATCAACGGCTTGAGCACGACGTGCGGGTGTGCGTCGAGCATCGTGTGCCGATCTTCATCACGAGCCTGCGTGCGCCGCCCAGGGAAGTGCTCGACGCCGTTCACAGCTACGGCGGCATCGTGCTGCACGACGTCATCAACCTGCGTCACGCCAACAAGGCGCTCGAAGCTGGTGTTGACGGCCTGATTCTCGTGGCCGCCGGTGCAGGCGGTCATGCGGGCATGCTCTCGCCGTTCGCACTTGTGGGTGAAGTGCGCAAAATCTTCGACGGCCCCATCGTGCTCTCCGGCTCGATTGCCAACGGCGGTTCGATTCTCGCCGCACAGGCGATGGGCGCTGATCTCGCCTACATCGGCACGCGCTTCATCGCGTCCACCGAGGCGAACGCGAGCGACACCTACAAGCAGGCCATCGTCGACGCCAGCGCCAACGACATCGTCTACACGAACCTCTTCACGGGCGTATCGGGCAACTACATCCGCCAGAGCATTCTGAATGCGGGTCTCGATCCCGAGAACCTGCCCACCGCCGACAAGACCGCGATGAACTTCTCCAAGGCGAAAGCGTGGAAGGACATCTGGGGCGCCGGTCAGGGCGTGGGGTTGATGGACGACGTGCGTCCGGCGGCGGAGATCATTGCGCGTCTGAAGCAGGAGTACGACGACGCGCGCAAGCGTCTGGCGGGTTGA
- a CDS encoding MBL fold metallo-hydrolase, with translation MTSLALPAGLRVFERGWLSSNNVLFLGHEPALVDSGYVSHSEQTLALVAHALPDGQPLARLINTHLHSDHCGGNAALQARYGCRTWVPAAEADPVRHWDERRLSFDATGQQCARFTFDDTLSPGDTIPLGEHEWLVLGAPGHDPHALMLYNAADGILISGDALWERGFGVIFPELDGEPGFTEQAAVLDLIEQFDVSLVIPGHGKPFDDIDGALAAARGRLDYLQSDPARNARNALKVLIVFKLMAQGQMTGATLKATLDTARAWRNAAAMLAPPSGWPALLDTLVAELAKAGALRHDAETDTLHAA, from the coding sequence ATGACCTCGCTTGCCCTGCCCGCCGGGTTGCGCGTGTTCGAGCGCGGCTGGCTCTCATCGAACAATGTGCTGTTCCTCGGCCATGAGCCCGCGCTCGTCGATAGCGGCTACGTCAGCCATTCGGAACAAACGCTGGCGCTCGTGGCGCACGCGCTGCCCGACGGCCAGCCGCTCGCCCGCCTCATCAACACGCACCTGCATTCCGACCACTGCGGCGGCAACGCGGCCTTGCAGGCCCGCTACGGCTGCCGCACGTGGGTGCCCGCCGCCGAGGCCGACCCGGTGCGTCATTGGGACGAGCGCCGCCTGTCGTTCGACGCGACCGGCCAGCAATGCGCTCGCTTTACGTTCGACGACACGCTCTCGCCCGGCGACACCATCCCGCTCGGCGAGCACGAATGGCTAGTGCTCGGCGCGCCGGGCCACGATCCACACGCGCTGATGCTCTACAACGCCGCCGACGGCATTCTCATCTCCGGCGACGCACTCTGGGAACGGGGCTTCGGCGTGATCTTCCCGGAACTCGACGGCGAGCCGGGGTTCACAGAGCAGGCCGCCGTACTCGACCTCATCGAGCAGTTCGATGTCTCGCTGGTGATTCCCGGACACGGCAAGCCGTTCGACGATATCGACGGTGCGCTGGCCGCCGCGCGCGGACGACTCGACTATCTGCAAAGCGATCCCGCCCGCAACGCGCGCAACGCGCTGAAGGTGCTCATCGTGTTCAAGCTGATGGCGCAAGGACAGATGACGGGCGCAACGCTCAAGGCGACGCTCGACACGGCGCGCGCCTGGCGCAACGCGGCGGCGATGCTCGCGCCGCCTTCCGGGTGGCCCGCGTTGCTCGACACGCTCGTCGCGGAACTGGCCAAGGCCGGTGCGCTGCGCCACGACGCCGAGACGGACACGTTGCACGCGGCGTGA
- a CDS encoding MaoC family dehydratase encodes MGKIVAVGETFSASHHFSPDSIREFSTLAHDFNPLHLDAEYAAADPRFGGLISSGTQQMSYLAALLATHYSKTAQPLGLEFDMKLRRAVHAGDDITVRWTVTDSLWKEKLAGDIVSLDGEAVNQHGETVIAATAKILVCARPA; translated from the coding sequence ATGGGAAAAATCGTTGCCGTCGGCGAGACGTTCTCCGCCAGCCATCACTTCTCGCCGGATTCGATCCGCGAATTCTCGACGCTCGCGCACGACTTCAATCCGCTGCATCTGGACGCCGAGTACGCTGCTGCCGATCCGCGTTTCGGGGGGCTGATCTCGTCGGGCACGCAGCAGATGTCTTATCTCGCCGCGCTGCTGGCCACGCACTACTCGAAGACAGCGCAACCGCTCGGCCTGGAGTTCGACATGAAGCTGCGCCGCGCCGTGCATGCGGGCGACGACATCACCGTGCGCTGGACGGTCACCGACAGTTTGTGGAAAGAGAAGCTGGCAGGCGACATCGTGTCGCTCGACGGGGAGGCCGTAAATCAGCACGGCGAGACGGTGATCGCGGCGACAGCCAAGATTCTCGTGTGCGCCAGGCCCGCCTGA
- a CDS encoding DUF1289 domain-containing protein: MNPATGWCSGCWRTLDEIAAWSTMADDAKRLVWSLLPTRRAEHEAPPEVHRRVVAIKPSDSDA, from the coding sequence ATGAATCCTGCGACGGGCTGGTGCTCGGGCTGCTGGCGCACCCTCGACGAGATCGCCGCATGGTCGACGATGGCGGACGACGCCAAACGCCTCGTCTGGTCGCTGCTGCCCACGCGCCGTGCGGAGCATGAAGCGCCGCCCGAGGTGCATCGTCGCGTGGTCGCAATCAAACCGAGCGACAGCGACGCGTAG
- a CDS encoding YbaK/EbsC family protein — protein sequence MNDTPQIPESADEHQLPEGARHVARLLAGMGHDQPIVLLPATGKTSAEAAAGLGCEVAQIAKSIIFRRAADDTPVLVIASGINRVDEKKVAAQVGELARADARFVKEKTGYSIGGVSPIGHVVSPVTLIDEDLLKLASLWAAAGHPHAVFNLTPQQLVAMTGAPVVDIALRN from the coding sequence ATGAACGACACGCCACAGATCCCCGAATCCGCCGACGAACATCAACTGCCGGAAGGGGCGCGCCACGTCGCGCGGCTGCTCGCTGGCATGGGCCACGACCAGCCGATCGTGCTGCTACCCGCCACCGGCAAGACCTCGGCAGAAGCGGCCGCAGGCCTGGGCTGCGAAGTCGCGCAGATCGCCAAGTCGATCATCTTCCGTCGCGCGGCCGACGACACGCCGGTGCTCGTCATCGCCAGCGGCATCAACCGCGTGGATGAGAAGAAGGTCGCCGCGCAGGTGGGCGAACTCGCCCGCGCCGACGCCCGCTTCGTCAAGGAAAAGACCGGTTATTCGATTGGCGGCGTGAGTCCGATCGGGCATGTCGTCTCGCCCGTCACGCTGATCGATGAAGACCTGCTGAAGCTCGCGAGCCTGTGGGCCGCCGCCGGGCACCCGCACGCCGTGTTCAACCTCACGCCGCAGCAGTTGGTAGCGATGACGGGCGCGCCGGTCGTGGACATCGCGCTGCGAAACTGA
- a CDS encoding hydroxymethylglutaryl-CoA lyase has product MSASHLPQRVKVVEVGPRDGLQNEKQPVATDIKIALVDRLSAAGFANIEATSFVSPKWVPQMADGAEVMAGVTRRPGTIYSVLTPNMRGFEGAVAAKADEVVIFAAASEAFSQRNINCSIEESITRFEPVARAAKDAGLRLRGSISCALGCPYQGEVPVASVVDVVKRLAALGCDEIDIADTIGVGTPTRTREVMDACAKVFPIERLSGHFHDTYGQATANIYAALLSGISIFHSSVAGLGGCPYAKGATGNVATEDVLYLLQGLGIETGIDLEAVVHTGDFISQAIGRPNASRVGRAMLAKLKDAAASTH; this is encoded by the coding sequence ATGTCCGCATCTCATCTGCCGCAACGTGTGAAAGTGGTCGAAGTCGGCCCGCGCGACGGCCTGCAAAACGAAAAGCAGCCCGTCGCCACGGACATCAAGATCGCGCTGGTCGACCGTCTCTCGGCTGCGGGCTTCGCCAACATCGAAGCGACGTCGTTCGTCTCGCCGAAGTGGGTGCCGCAGATGGCCGACGGGGCCGAAGTCATGGCTGGCGTCACGCGTCGTCCGGGCACGATCTATTCGGTGCTCACCCCGAACATGCGAGGCTTCGAGGGCGCTGTCGCCGCGAAGGCAGACGAAGTGGTGATCTTCGCCGCCGCGAGCGAAGCCTTCTCGCAACGCAACATCAACTGCTCCATCGAAGAGAGCATTACGCGATTCGAGCCTGTCGCCCGCGCGGCCAAAGACGCCGGTCTGCGTCTGCGCGGCAGCATCTCGTGCGCACTCGGCTGCCCATATCAGGGTGAAGTGCCGGTCGCGAGCGTGGTCGACGTCGTCAAGCGACTCGCGGCGCTCGGTTGCGACGAGATCGACATTGCCGACACCATTGGCGTTGGCACGCCCACGCGCACGCGCGAAGTCATGGACGCCTGTGCGAAGGTGTTCCCCATCGAGCGTCTGTCGGGGCACTTCCACGACACCTACGGTCAGGCGACGGCCAACATCTACGCCGCGTTGCTCTCGGGCATCTCGATCTTCCATTCGTCCGTCGCCGGTCTCGGCGGCTGTCCGTACGCCAAGGGCGCGACCGGCAACGTGGCGACGGAAGACGTGCTGTATCTGCTGCAAGGGTTGGGCATCGAGACGGGCATCGATCTCGAAGCGGTCGTGCACACGGGCGACTTCATTTCGCAAGCCATCGGCCGCCCGAACGCCTCGCGCGTGGGTCGCGCCATGCTCGCGAAGCTGAAAGACGCCGCTGCCTCGACCCATTGA
- a CDS encoding 2-hydroxyacid dehydrogenase — translation MDILIFSPDGKTAAYETGLAEHLPQANIRGWQPGDTAPADYIVLWKPNAEVLQPRERLKAIFNMGAGVDGVLGAHGEGAHRLPPGVPLVRLEDAGMADQMAQYVSAAALRYFRRLDDFQTQQTEGQWKFQKPNRLADFPVAVLGYGSLGAHVAKALKTFGFPVRAWSRSERHDDTGITLYHGEAGFDACVSGARILVNLLPLTPQTVDVLNADLFAKLAQGAYLINVARGAHLVDDDLLAALDSGHIAGATLDVFRTEPLPAEHPFWRAPKVTVTPHISALTLRDETVAQIAGKIAAMSRGEAITGIVDLTRGY, via the coding sequence ATGGACATCCTGATCTTCTCTCCGGACGGCAAAACTGCCGCCTATGAAACCGGCCTCGCCGAGCATCTGCCGCAGGCCAATATCCGTGGCTGGCAGCCGGGCGACACCGCCCCCGCCGACTACATCGTGCTGTGGAAGCCAAACGCCGAAGTCCTGCAACCCCGCGAGCGTCTGAAGGCGATCTTCAACATGGGCGCGGGCGTCGACGGCGTGCTCGGCGCGCACGGCGAGGGCGCTCACCGCTTGCCGCCGGGCGTTCCGCTTGTGCGCCTCGAAGATGCGGGCATGGCCGACCAGATGGCGCAATACGTCAGCGCCGCCGCACTGCGCTACTTCCGCCGCCTCGACGACTTCCAGACTCAGCAAACCGAAGGCCAGTGGAAATTCCAGAAGCCGAACCGGCTCGCCGACTTCCCCGTCGCGGTACTCGGATACGGCTCGCTCGGCGCGCACGTCGCCAAAGCGCTGAAGACGTTCGGGTTTCCGGTGCGCGCCTGGAGCCGCAGCGAGCGTCACGACGACACGGGCATCACCCTCTATCACGGCGAGGCAGGCTTCGACGCCTGCGTGTCGGGCGCACGCATTCTCGTCAACCTGCTGCCGCTCACGCCGCAAACGGTGGATGTGCTGAACGCCGACCTGTTCGCGAAACTCGCGCAGGGCGCGTACCTGATCAACGTGGCACGCGGCGCGCATCTGGTCGACGACGACCTGCTGGCCGCCCTCGACAGCGGCCACATCGCCGGTGCCACGCTCGACGTATTCCGCACCGAACCGTTGCCGGCCGAGCATCCGTTCTGGCGCGCGCCCAAGGTCACCGTCACGCCGCACATCTCGGCGCTGACGCTGCGTGACGAGACCGTCGCGCAGATCGCAGGAAAGATTGCCGCGATGTCACGCGGCGAAGCCATTACCGGCATCGTCGACCTGACGCGCGGCTACTGA
- a CDS encoding YaeQ family protein: MALKATIYKAEVQITDLDRHYYASHNLTIARHPSETDERMMVRVLAFMLYAGERLSFGKGISTADEPDLWEHDFGGDIVRWIDVGQPDARRLVKAAGRAEHVDVIAYGGKPAAVWWQATEKEVNRLSNLTVRMLDDESAEALTALASRTMRLQCTIQDGEVWVADDNHNFAVKLETLRATARD; the protein is encoded by the coding sequence ATGGCGCTCAAAGCCACTATCTATAAGGCCGAGGTACAAATCACCGACCTCGACCGCCACTACTACGCATCCCACAATCTCACGATTGCCCGTCACCCGTCGGAAACCGACGAGCGCATGATGGTGCGCGTGCTCGCGTTCATGTTGTATGCGGGCGAGCGTCTCTCGTTCGGCAAGGGCATTTCGACGGCCGACGAGCCGGACCTGTGGGAGCACGATTTCGGCGGCGATATCGTGCGCTGGATCGATGTCGGCCAGCCGGACGCCCGGCGGCTGGTCAAAGCGGCCGGCCGTGCCGAGCATGTCGACGTGATCGCCTATGGCGGCAAGCCCGCCGCCGTGTGGTGGCAGGCGACCGAGAAGGAAGTGAACCGTCTTTCGAACCTCACCGTACGGATGCTCGACGACGAATCCGCCGAAGCCCTGACGGCGCTGGCCTCGCGCACGATGCGCCTGCAATGCACGATTCAGGATGGCGAAGTCTGGGTCGCAGACGACAATCACAATTTCGCGGTCAAGCTGGAAACCCTGCGCGCGACCGCCCGCGACTGA
- a CDS encoding alpha/beta fold hydrolase: MPVPAPQTIDVNGYPMAYVETPAPADAVGAPLVLVHGSLCDYRYFKPNMAPLGQRRRVISVSLRHYFPEAWNGHDGEFSGEQHAEDLAAFIKALGVGPVHVLGHSRGGYVALRTALLAPDTVRSLILADPGVEISGGPVQIPLDSERGNFREAALKAIEAGDIDGGLALFIDTVSGPDTWRRMVPWFKQMVRDNARTLIGQVAEPRTPLPIDALGALHAPVLLMGGAESPAPYPDVLNALAYAMPEARRMVIQDASHGMNLANPIAFHRAVDAFLGTD; this comes from the coding sequence ATGCCGGTTCCTGCACCGCAAACGATCGACGTCAACGGCTATCCGATGGCCTACGTCGAAACCCCCGCCCCTGCCGACGCTGTCGGCGCGCCGCTAGTGCTGGTTCACGGATCGCTCTGCGACTATCGATACTTCAAGCCCAATATGGCCCCGCTGGGGCAGCGTCGGCGCGTCATCTCGGTCAGCCTGCGTCACTATTTTCCCGAAGCCTGGAATGGCCACGACGGTGAGTTCTCCGGTGAGCAACACGCCGAGGATCTCGCCGCCTTCATCAAGGCGCTCGGTGTCGGCCCCGTGCATGTGCTTGGCCATTCGCGCGGCGGCTATGTCGCGTTGCGCACCGCGTTGCTCGCGCCCGACACCGTCCGCTCGCTGATTCTCGCCGACCCGGGTGTAGAGATCAGCGGCGGGCCGGTGCAGATTCCGCTCGACAGCGAGCGCGGCAATTTCCGTGAAGCGGCCTTGAAAGCCATCGAAGCGGGTGATATCGACGGCGGTCTCGCACTCTTTATCGACACGGTAAGCGGTCCGGACACGTGGCGTCGCATGGTGCCGTGGTTCAAACAGATGGTGCGCGACAATGCGCGCACCCTGATCGGGCAGGTCGCCGAGCCGCGCACGCCGCTGCCGATCGACGCCCTCGGCGCGCTCCACGCGCCGGTGCTGCTAATGGGGGGTGCCGAAAGTCCCGCGCCGTATCCGGACGTGCTCAACGCGCTGGCGTACGCGATGCCCGAAGCCCGTCGCATGGTGATTCAGGACGCATCGCACGGTATGAACCTCGCCAATCCGATCGCCTTTCATCGCGCGGTCGACGCCTTCCT